The Niastella koreensis GR20-10 genome includes a window with the following:
- a CDS encoding efflux RND transporter permease subunit produces the protein MEKGLSGNIAKAFLQSKLTILLMIAFLLIGGYSTLLIPREEEPQIKVPMADIFLGYPGAEPKEVETKVAAPLEKIISNVKGVEYVYSTSMKGQAMIIVQFHVGEDVERSLVKLYSELMKNMDKMPQGVTMPLIKTRAIDDVPVLGLTLWSEKQDDYQLKQIGQAVTNEIKKIGDVSDVNISGGRSREIKVILDKDKLAGNHLDIIKVTRALQASNIQLPAGNLLHSDTSFSVETGNFLQSAGDVGNIVAGIYNGAPVYLHQVARVQDGPETPGQYVFFGYGRADSMVSRHNSTYPAVTLSVAKRKGADAMKLSEQILKSVDRLHKTIIPADVQLTVTRNYGETASDKVSELLFHLFIAIVVVTVFVMLAMGWRGGLVVFLSVPVTFALTLFSYYFLDYTLNRITLFALVFITGIVVDDSIIIAENMHRHFKMRRLPPLQAAIYAINEVGNPTILATFTVVAAVLPMAFVSGMMGPYMSPMPIGASIAMILSLIVALTLTPYLGYIFLREKEKKGHQHEESKPLVLEETGIYKIYSRLIRPLLETRWMRWTFILSIVVILIGSLLLFYTKTVAVKMLPFDNKNEFQVVIDMPEGTTLEKTYAVTNDIAQFISMQPLVKNYQGYVGTAAPISFNGLVRHYDLRKGENVADIQVNLVDKKDRSQQSHDIAKLMRTPVQAIAQKYNANVKIVEVPPGPPVLSTLVAEVYGPDHNTQVQVARQVKDMLGKTANVVDVDWMVEDDQPEYHLEVDKEKAMRHGLAPAEVAAFINAIVSGQAANNLYVPSAYNQVKINVQFSDKDKSGIDDLLNMEMASPTGNMLAIRDIVTVTRQIKQKAIYRKNQKEVTYVLADMAGKLESPSYAIADISANLHQVQLPKGYAIHEEYTHQPLSEDEYSVKWDGEWQITYEVFRDLGIAFAAVIIIIYMLIVGWFQNFTVPLIMLAAIPLSLVGIVLGHWIMGAYFTATSMIGFIALAGVMVRNSVLLIDFINIRLKDGVQLKQAIIEAGAVRTTPILLTAGAVALGAVIILFDPIFQGLAISLMGGTITSTFLTLLVVPLLYFKMKRKKVKHL, from the coding sequence ATGGAAAAAGGATTATCTGGTAATATAGCCAAAGCATTTTTGCAGTCAAAGCTCACCATTTTGCTGATGATTGCCTTCCTGCTCATCGGAGGCTATAGCACCCTGCTCATTCCACGTGAAGAAGAGCCGCAGATAAAGGTGCCGATGGCAGATATTTTCCTGGGATACCCCGGCGCCGAACCGAAAGAAGTAGAAACAAAAGTAGCAGCCCCTTTGGAGAAGATCATCTCTAATGTGAAAGGGGTGGAGTACGTTTACAGTACCTCCATGAAAGGACAGGCAATGATCATTGTACAATTTCATGTTGGTGAAGATGTTGAGCGTTCACTGGTAAAGTTGTATAGTGAGCTGATGAAGAACATGGATAAAATGCCACAGGGCGTTACCATGCCTTTAATTAAAACCCGTGCCATTGATGATGTGCCTGTATTGGGCCTCACTTTATGGAGCGAAAAACAGGATGATTACCAGTTAAAGCAAATTGGCCAGGCTGTTACCAACGAAATTAAAAAGATCGGTGATGTGTCGGACGTGAATATTTCGGGTGGCAGAAGCAGGGAGATAAAAGTGATCCTTGATAAAGATAAACTGGCAGGAAATCACCTGGATATTATAAAAGTGACCAGGGCATTGCAGGCGTCAAACATCCAGCTACCGGCAGGAAACCTGTTGCACAGCGATACCAGCTTTTCCGTTGAAACCGGTAATTTTTTGCAATCTGCCGGAGATGTCGGAAATATTGTGGCCGGGATCTATAACGGGGCGCCTGTATACCTGCACCAGGTTGCCCGGGTGCAGGACGGACCGGAAACGCCCGGCCAGTATGTATTCTTTGGGTATGGCAGAGCCGACAGTATGGTCAGCAGACACAACTCCACCTATCCCGCTGTTACCTTGTCGGTAGCCAAGCGGAAAGGCGCAGATGCCATGAAGCTGTCTGAACAAATACTGAAGTCGGTAGACCGGCTGCATAAAACGATCATTCCCGCCGATGTACAATTGACCGTTACCAGGAACTATGGCGAAACAGCTTCAGATAAAGTAAGTGAACTGTTATTCCATCTTTTTATAGCCATTGTAGTTGTTACTGTATTTGTAATGCTGGCCATGGGCTGGCGTGGCGGATTAGTAGTGTTTTTGTCGGTGCCAGTCACATTTGCGCTTACTTTATTCAGTTATTATTTCCTCGATTATACACTGAACAGGATCACCCTTTTTGCGCTCGTATTTATTACCGGTATTGTGGTAGATGATTCTATTATCATTGCCGAGAATATGCACCGGCATTTTAAAATGCGCAGATTGCCGCCTTTGCAGGCTGCCATTTATGCTATCAATGAAGTGGGTAATCCAACTATCCTGGCAACCTTTACTGTTGTAGCGGCGGTATTGCCAATGGCATTCGTATCGGGCATGATGGGGCCATATATGAGCCCGATGCCCATTGGCGCTTCCATTGCCATGATCCTGTCACTAATAGTGGCTTTAACATTAACACCTTACCTGGGCTATATTTTCCTGCGCGAAAAGGAAAAGAAAGGTCATCAGCATGAGGAGTCCAAACCACTGGTGCTCGAAGAAACAGGTATTTATAAGATTTACAGCCGGTTGATCAGGCCCCTGCTGGAAACAAGGTGGATGCGTTGGACATTCATTCTTTCCATCGTTGTTATATTGATAGGGTCACTGTTGCTGTTCTATACCAAAACAGTGGCTGTGAAAATGCTTCCCTTCGACAACAAGAACGAATTCCAGGTAGTGATAGATATGCCCGAAGGTACTACCCTGGAAAAGACCTATGCGGTAACCAATGATATCGCTCAATTTATTTCCATGCAACCGTTGGTAAAGAATTACCAGGGATATGTGGGTACGGCTGCACCTATCAGCTTCAACGGGCTGGTGAGGCATTATGACCTGCGAAAAGGGGAGAACGTGGCTGATATACAGGTAAACCTGGTAGATAAAAAAGACAGGTCGCAGCAAAGTCATGACATTGCCAAATTAATGAGGACGCCTGTTCAGGCAATCGCCCAAAAATACAATGCAAACGTAAAGATCGTGGAAGTACCACCGGGGCCCCCTGTGCTTTCCACACTGGTGGCAGAAGTATATGGCCCTGACCATAACACGCAGGTGCAGGTAGCCAGGCAGGTGAAAGATATGCTCGGCAAAACTGCCAACGTGGTAGATGTGGACTGGATGGTGGAGGATGATCAGCCCGAATACCACCTGGAAGTGGATAAAGAAAAAGCGATGCGGCATGGTCTTGCGCCAGCGGAAGTGGCGGCGTTTATAAACGCCATCGTATCCGGACAGGCTGCTAATAACCTGTATGTACCTTCCGCCTATAACCAGGTTAAAATAAATGTTCAGTTCAGTGATAAGGATAAGTCGGGTATTGACGACCTGTTGAATATGGAAATGGCATCACCCACCGGGAACATGTTAGCAATACGGGATATTGTAACGGTGACCAGGCAGATTAAACAAAAAGCCATTTACAGGAAAAATCAAAAAGAGGTAACCTATGTGCTGGCCGATATGGCCGGAAAGCTGGAAAGTCCTTCCTATGCCATAGCAGACATTTCTGCCAATCTTCACCAGGTCCAATTGCCAAAAGGATATGCCATACATGAAGAGTATACCCATCAGCCGCTTTCAGAAGATGAATATTCGGTAAAATGGGATGGCGAATGGCAAATCACCTATGAAGTGTTCCGGGACCTGGGTATTGCATTTGCGGCTGTTATCATTATCATATATATGCTTATAGTGGGGTGGTTCCAGAATTTTACCGTACCGCTGATCATGCTGGCTGCTATTCCGCTTTCGCTGGTAGGCATAGTATTGGGCCACTGGATAATGGGCGCTTATTTTACAGCCACCTCCATGATCGGTTTTATTGCGCTCGCAGGTGTGATGGTCCGGAACTCTGTACTGTTAATAGACTTTATTAATATCCGGCTTAAGGATGGGGTTCAGTTGAAACAAGCCATTATAGAGGCCGGGGCGGTGCGTACGACACCTATTTTATTAACAGCCGGAGCGGTGGCATTGGGCGCAGTGATCATTTTATTTGATCCGATATTCCAGGGGCTGGCTATTTCCCTGATGGGCGGTACTATTACTTCTACCTTCCTTACCCTGCTTGTAGTACCCCTGCTGTATTTTAAAATGAAAAGGAAAAAAGTAAAACATTTATAA
- a CDS encoding TolC family protein — translation MKRKIFRLYIAIQLGCTGYFSAAAQDQPQSLTLEEAINNTINNNRQLTISKLEEKVSQYNYKSTAAFFLPQVNLSYSGFATNNPLNAFGFKLQQQAITQDDFNPKLLNNPSSTSDFMTQVYVQQPLLNMDMAYMRKSVLKQTEVLSYKTARIKEYLEFQVKDTYLQLRLQNETKKVLEASLVSFKALYQFTKDRYEQGLLQKSDLLNTEVLVRTMENNLAEVQSGIQNLSDRLSLLMGKDPGVLYAVSGAMKDQLPAHDTLPAGRSDFRAMEAGIASIDYSIKSSQAGLLPRINAFANYQLHDPSPFGFGGNGYLAGVQFSWDLFKGNSVRNKIASLELEKDKMNEELVKQKEESRSDILKALRQYQDAGATISRQKLAISAAEEAFRVLQNRYNQGLVNTTDILMAQTQVSNQQLALAQAVFAQQMATAWLEFLTSNN, via the coding sequence ATGAAGAGAAAAATATTCAGATTGTATATAGCTATACAACTCGGTTGTACCGGTTATTTTTCCGCCGCAGCGCAGGATCAGCCTCAGTCGCTTACTTTGGAAGAAGCCATCAACAACACAATAAATAATAACCGGCAGTTGACCATAAGCAAGCTCGAAGAGAAAGTGAGTCAGTATAATTATAAATCTACTGCAGCTTTTTTTCTTCCCCAGGTAAACCTGAGCTATTCGGGTTTTGCAACCAACAACCCCTTAAACGCCTTTGGCTTTAAGCTTCAGCAACAGGCAATCACCCAGGATGATTTTAATCCAAAACTGTTAAACAACCCGTCATCTACTTCCGATTTTATGACACAGGTGTACGTACAGCAACCGCTGTTGAATATGGACATGGCGTATATGCGAAAGTCTGTATTAAAACAAACGGAGGTTTTGTCGTATAAAACAGCCCGGATAAAGGAATACCTGGAATTTCAGGTGAAAGATACCTACCTGCAATTACGGTTACAAAATGAAACAAAAAAAGTACTGGAAGCATCGCTGGTATCATTCAAAGCTTTATACCAGTTTACGAAAGACCGTTATGAACAGGGACTTTTGCAAAAATCTGATCTTTTAAATACGGAGGTGCTGGTAAGAACGATGGAAAACAACCTGGCAGAAGTACAATCAGGCATTCAAAACCTGTCCGACAGGTTGAGCCTGCTGATGGGAAAAGACCCGGGCGTGTTGTATGCCGTATCGGGCGCCATGAAAGATCAGCTTCCAGCCCACGACACATTACCTGCAGGCCGTTCAGATTTCCGGGCGATGGAAGCAGGTATTGCCTCGATTGATTATAGCATTAAAAGCAGCCAGGCCGGGTTGTTGCCCCGCATCAACGCATTTGCCAATTACCAACTGCACGATCCCAGCCCTTTTGGATTTGGCGGCAATGGCTACCTGGCAGGCGTCCAGTTTTCGTGGGACCTGTTCAAAGGCAATTCTGTTAGAAATAAGATAGCCTCATTGGAACTGGAAAAAGATAAGATGAACGAAGAATTGGTGAAGCAGAAAGAAGAAAGCAGGTCGGATATTCTTAAAGCGTTACGTCAATACCAGGATGCCGGCGCTACAATATCGAGACAAAAGCTGGCCATTTCGGCAGCTGAAGAAGCATTCCGTGTATTACAGAACAGGTATAACCAGGGCCTGGTGAATACAACGGATATCCTTATGGCTCAAACGCAGGTATCGAATCAACAACTGGCCCTTGCACAAGCGGTTTTTGCGCAACAAATGGCAACTGCCTGGCTGGAATTTTTAACAAGCAATAATTAA
- a CDS encoding Crp/Fnr family transcriptional regulator, with amino-acid sequence MTVEELAHLFPSLEPELITEMVTVADVRTLAKEEVLLHTGQNIRSALVVLDGLVKIYREDDQGNEFFMYYLDAGKACAISLVCALGKETSGLMAKAVTEATIISIPVQYVNEWMGKYKSWAQFAVSSYRERFEELLQTIDHIAFRNMDERLVFYLKRHQQKFNTNFISTSFTEIAQDLNSSREVISRLMKKLAEKGIVKLHDSKVEFLDLEKVLS; translated from the coding sequence ATGACAGTAGAAGAATTAGCACATTTATTTCCATCGCTTGAGCCGGAACTTATTACCGAGATGGTAACTGTTGCAGATGTAAGAACACTGGCAAAGGAGGAGGTGCTGTTGCACACCGGTCAGAACATTCGTTCGGCATTAGTAGTGCTCGATGGGCTGGTTAAAATTTACCGGGAAGACGACCAGGGTAATGAATTCTTCATGTATTACCTGGATGCGGGCAAAGCCTGCGCTATTTCCCTGGTTTGTGCGCTGGGTAAAGAAACCAGCGGGTTAATGGCTAAGGCCGTCACGGAAGCAACCATCATCAGTATTCCTGTTCAATATGTAAACGAATGGATGGGCAAATATAAAAGCTGGGCACAGTTTGCTGTCAGTTCTTACCGGGAACGATTTGAAGAACTGTTACAAACTATCGATCATATTGCTTTTCGCAACATGGACGAGCGCCTGGTTTTTTATTTAAAGCGCCATCAGCAAAAATTTAACACCAATTTTATTTCTACTTCATTTACCGAGATCGCCCAGGACTTAAATTCTTCCAGAGAAGTGATCTCCCGCCTGATGAAAAAGCTCGCTGAAAAAGGCATAGTAAAGCTGCATGATTCAAAAGTGGAATTCCTCGATCTCGAAAAAGTCCTGTCGTGA
- a CDS encoding YgaP family membrane protein, with translation MKERIVRFVAGLLVLTGLMLGLFVDLHWLYLDAFVGLNLLQSSITKFCPLELILDKLGVKGIGQQLNPDR, from the coding sequence ATGAAAGAGCGAATTGTTCGATTTGTAGCAGGATTACTGGTTCTGACCGGTTTAATGTTAGGGTTATTTGTTGACTTGCATTGGTTGTACCTTGATGCATTTGTTGGTCTGAATCTGTTACAGTCTTCTATTACAAAGTTCTGCCCGCTTGAATTGATCCTGGATAAGCTGGGAGTCAAAGGGATCGGGCAACAACTAAACCCTGATCGTTGA
- a CDS encoding efflux RND transporter periplasmic adaptor subunit, giving the protein MKLLAASFVLLYLAGCSSPEKPIQTEPPVAVTIARPGSMGASAITVSGQVEAAQTAAISTRIMGYITKMNVKAGDRVHTGQLLFSVSNEDLQAKRAQADAQIVQAEAQLQNAKKDYDRFTALYKQQSATEKELENIQLQYNAAKAGAEAARQVRNEVNASFAYTNVVAPFDGIISAKNADAGSIANPGMPVLTLEASKGFRVAAGIPESQIADLSIGTPATITLKSIGRVFTGTVAEINPSSSVSGGQYPVKINIPADQYKGLYAGMYANIFIKSKSNKPDKEADDRILIPVSAVVHTDQLTGIYTIGENNKAVLRWIRLGEQYGNEVEVLSGLGKDESFIVNADGRLYNGAGVIVK; this is encoded by the coding sequence ATGAAATTACTAGCAGCATCATTTGTACTCCTGTATTTAGCTGGCTGCAGCAGCCCTGAAAAACCAATTCAAACGGAGCCTCCTGTTGCCGTTACCATCGCCCGGCCCGGTTCCATGGGCGCATCGGCCATAACGGTAAGCGGGCAGGTGGAAGCCGCACAAACAGCAGCCATCAGCACCCGCATCATGGGGTACATTACTAAAATGAATGTAAAAGCCGGCGACCGGGTACACACAGGACAACTGTTGTTTTCTGTGAGCAATGAAGACCTGCAGGCCAAACGGGCACAGGCAGATGCCCAGATTGTACAGGCGGAAGCGCAGTTGCAAAATGCAAAAAAGGACTACGACCGCTTTACCGCTTTATATAAACAGCAAAGCGCTACAGAAAAAGAGCTGGAAAATATTCAGCTACAATATAACGCTGCAAAAGCAGGGGCAGAGGCGGCCAGGCAGGTACGAAACGAAGTCAATGCCTCCTTTGCCTATACAAATGTAGTAGCCCCTTTTGATGGTATCATCTCGGCGAAAAACGCAGATGCCGGTAGTATTGCCAATCCCGGTATGCCGGTATTGACGCTCGAAGCATCCAAAGGATTCCGGGTTGCTGCCGGTATTCCCGAATCGCAGATAGCTGATCTTTCAATAGGAACCCCTGCAACCATTACCCTGAAATCGATCGGCCGCGTGTTTACCGGTACTGTTGCAGAGATAAATCCTTCGTCGTCTGTAAGCGGCGGGCAGTATCCTGTAAAAATAAATATCCCGGCCGATCAATACAAAGGCTTATATGCCGGCATGTATGCCAACATATTCATCAAATCCAAAAGCAACAAGCCAGACAAGGAAGCCGATGACAGGATCCTGATCCCCGTTTCTGCAGTGGTGCATACAGATCAGTTGACCGGCATTTATACAATAGGTGAAAATAACAAGGCCGTGCTAAGGTGGATCAGGCTGGGAGAACAATACGGCAATGAAGTGGAAGTACTGTCTGGTTTAGGTAAGGACGAAAGCTTTATCGTAAACGCCGACGGCAGGTTGTATAATGGGGCCGGCGTAATAGTAAAATAA